In a single window of the Streptomyces sp. NBC_00285 genome:
- a CDS encoding N-acetylglucosamine kinase — protein MPGPAGPGAGEGFLAVDSGGSGLRVVLGAPGRRPTATRESRIPVRTGPRGIDPGHLMEQLVPMVRSLSPEAGVTGLGTAVVGAAGLASLGDALRAELPGALEREFGVRTVALAADAVTAYAGALGPRAGAVVAAGTGLIAIGTDLKCWRRADGWGHLLGDCGSGAWIGRAGLEAALRAHDGRPGGSTALLAVAEELFGPVRELPGKLYPRTDRPAVLASFAPHVAACAEGDPVAGGILRRAAQHMAESVAAVCPAEGEPCLSRTGGLFSMGAALVVPLEEELKRLLPHARLVAAAGGPLDGSVQIATELARGSFILPSDPSMLYVVTPKRG, from the coding sequence GTGCCCGGTCCGGCCGGCCCCGGTGCCGGTGAAGGGTTCCTGGCCGTCGACTCCGGCGGCTCGGGGCTGAGGGTCGTCCTGGGCGCCCCCGGTCGGCGGCCCACGGCCACGCGGGAGTCACGGATTCCCGTGCGTACGGGACCGCGCGGCATCGATCCGGGACATCTGATGGAACAACTGGTGCCCATGGTCCGGTCGTTGTCGCCCGAGGCGGGAGTGACCGGGCTGGGCACCGCCGTGGTCGGGGCGGCCGGTCTGGCGAGCCTGGGCGATGCGCTGCGGGCCGAGCTCCCCGGCGCGCTGGAACGGGAGTTCGGCGTCCGGACCGTCGCGCTCGCCGCGGATGCCGTGACCGCCTACGCCGGTGCTCTCGGACCACGTGCAGGGGCCGTCGTCGCCGCCGGTACCGGTCTGATCGCGATCGGCACCGATCTGAAGTGCTGGCGTCGCGCGGACGGCTGGGGACATCTCCTGGGCGACTGCGGGAGCGGCGCGTGGATCGGGCGGGCGGGGCTCGAGGCCGCGCTGCGCGCCCACGACGGGCGGCCCGGGGGTTCGACGGCACTGCTGGCCGTGGCCGAGGAGTTGTTCGGACCGGTGCGGGAGCTGCCCGGCAAGCTCTACCCGCGTACGGACCGGCCCGCCGTGCTCGCCTCCTTCGCGCCTCATGTGGCGGCCTGCGCCGAGGGCGACCCGGTCGCGGGCGGCATCCTGCGCCGGGCTGCCCAGCACATGGCCGAGTCGGTGGCCGCCGTCTGTCCGGCGGAGGGTGAGCCGTGCCTCAGCCGCACCGGTGGCCTGTTCTCGATGGGTGCCGCCCTCGTCGTACCGCTGGAGGAGGAGCTGAAGAGACTGCTGCCGCATGCCCGGCTGGTCGCCGCGGCAGGCGGGCCACTGGACGGATCGGTACAGATCGCCACAGAACTGGCGCGGGGTTCGTTCATCCTCCCGAGTGACCCGTCGATGCTGTACGTGGTGACCCCAAAGAGGGGCTGA
- a CDS encoding sirohydrochlorin chelatase: MSSPTGPASGLPVRMPRPRQPGRHRRPEPLAAPEGAPALVLAVPGTPAAATRSLAEEVVSIARSELPGLDARIGYLDGDDGEFPTLQAILTHAAEERTARYEQARAAGADVKEPEGPVAVVVPLLAGPDNALLRRIRQAVMDSRIAADLTDVLGPHPLLAEALHVRLSEAGLARADRARLFTVATAADGIVLAAVGGEEAVQAAGITGMLLAARLAVPVMAAALDQDGSIASIAEQLRSSGSQQLALAPYLIGPEMNPAVIEEAAKEAGCSAAEPLGPYPAIGKLALAKYTTALGIAPQQVQGAPVR, encoded by the coding sequence ATGAGCTCCCCCACTGGGCCCGCGTCCGGCCTGCCAGTACGAATGCCGCGACCTCGCCAGCCCGGGCGGCACCGCCGACCCGAGCCTCTGGCTGCTCCCGAGGGCGCGCCCGCGCTCGTCCTCGCGGTGCCGGGCACGCCCGCGGCCGCCACGCGCAGTCTCGCCGAGGAGGTCGTGAGCATCGCCCGCTCCGAGCTCCCCGGCCTCGACGCCCGGATCGGGTATCTCGACGGGGACGACGGGGAGTTCCCCACGCTCCAGGCCATCCTCACGCATGCCGCGGAGGAGCGCACCGCCCGTTACGAGCAGGCCAGGGCCGCCGGGGCCGACGTCAAGGAGCCCGAGGGTCCCGTCGCCGTCGTCGTCCCGCTGCTCGCCGGTCCGGACAACGCGCTGCTGCGCCGGATCCGTCAGGCCGTGATGGACAGCCGGATCGCGGCCGACCTCACCGATGTGCTGGGCCCGCACCCGCTGCTCGCCGAGGCGCTGCACGTGCGGCTGTCGGAGGCCGGTCTCGCCCGCGCGGACCGTGCCCGGCTGTTCACGGTGGCGACGGCCGCGGACGGCATCGTGCTGGCCGCCGTGGGCGGCGAGGAGGCAGTGCAGGCTGCGGGGATCACCGGCATGCTGCTCGCCGCGCGCCTGGCCGTGCCGGTGATGGCCGCGGCGCTCGACCAGGACGGTTCGATCGCCTCCATCGCCGAGCAACTGCGGTCCTCCGGTTCGCAGCAGCTCGCGCTGGCGCCGTACCTGATAGGGCCGGAGATGAACCCCGCGGTGATCGAGGAGGCGGCCAAGGAGGCCGGCTGCTCCGCCGCCGAGCCGCTCGGCCCCTACCCGGCGATCGGCAAGCTCGCCCTCGCCAAGTACACGACCGCGCTGGGCATCGCCCCGCAGCAGGTGCAGGGTGCCCCGGTGCGCTGA
- a CDS encoding lactonase family protein yields the protein MADGDGRRRAYIGSFTAAGGPGIVMAAVAPQTGALKALGALNGVPDPSYLALSADGDMLYAVSEKAEGAVAAYRVTGDKPEPAGPPVPVDGNGPTHLAVHAGHVLTANYGSGSVTAVPVRADGTLAGAPSGVLRHIGSGPYTPRQQGPHAHQVQPDPSGRWIVSVDLGTDSVRVCALTDGTLDVHREIALRPGSGPRHLAFHPDGTRAYVLNELTPTVTVCHWDAEEGALKPLSEAHVLAGAPSGDAYPSGVVTSPDGRFVWTATRGEDVLSTFAVEGDALRLVGTVHCGGDWPRALAESGGFLYVANERSGEVAWFAVDPDTGLPYYGGSIEVPAASCVIFD from the coding sequence GTGGCAGACGGCGACGGGCGGCGACGCGCCTACATCGGATCGTTCACGGCGGCCGGGGGCCCCGGCATCGTGATGGCCGCGGTGGCCCCGCAGACGGGCGCGCTGAAGGCATTGGGCGCCCTGAACGGCGTGCCCGACCCGTCGTACCTGGCCCTGTCGGCCGACGGGGACATGCTGTACGCGGTCAGCGAGAAGGCCGAGGGCGCGGTGGCCGCGTACCGGGTGACCGGTGACAAGCCCGAGCCGGCCGGGCCGCCGGTTCCGGTGGACGGAAACGGGCCCACCCACCTCGCCGTGCACGCCGGGCACGTGCTGACCGCGAACTACGGCTCCGGCAGCGTCACAGCCGTCCCCGTACGCGCCGACGGCACCCTCGCGGGCGCCCCCTCCGGGGTGCTCCGGCACATCGGCTCGGGCCCGTACACGCCCCGCCAGCAGGGTCCGCACGCCCACCAGGTGCAGCCCGACCCGAGCGGACGGTGGATCGTCAGCGTCGACCTCGGCACGGACTCGGTGCGGGTGTGCGCGCTGACGGACGGCACCCTCGACGTGCACCGCGAGATCGCCCTGCGTCCCGGCTCCGGCCCGCGCCACCTCGCCTTCCACCCCGACGGAACCCGCGCCTACGTCCTCAACGAACTCACCCCCACCGTCACCGTCTGCCACTGGGACGCCGAAGAAGGCGCCCTGAAGCCGCTGAGCGAGGCCCACGTGCTGGCCGGCGCCCCCTCGGGCGACGCGTACCCGTCAGGCGTCGTCACGTCCCCCGACGGACGTTTCGTGTGGACCGCCACGCGAGGCGAGGACGTCCTGTCCACGTTCGCCGTCGAGGGCGACGCCCTGCGGCTGGTCGGCACGGTCCACTGCGGCGGCGACTGGCCGCGCGCCCTCGCCGAGTCCGGCGGCTTCCTGTACGTCGCCAACGAACGCTCCGGTGAGGTGGCCTGGTTCGCGGTCGATCCCGACACGGGTCTTCCCTACTACGGGGGCTCGATCGAGGTACCGGCCGCGTCCTGCGTGATCTTCGACTGA
- a CDS encoding FUSC family protein, with protein sequence MLKRVFMSPDPGRVRLRFATRAVLGIGLAVMLCGLAGHSLTGAVTGGLAAMLALFTVTDATVRGQAVTTALLPAVGLPVLTAAAALHDHPVARDLTFLAVVGAGGYARRWGPRGHSLGIFAFMTFFVAQFLHATAGDLPELYAAVLLSLLTVAAVRFGLWCYERRLPPAPVPAPPGGVGLARVTTRQAIQATAGAGFALVVGQLISGQRWYWAVGATWWIFVNTASRGETLVRGFRRILGTVIGIGLGLLVAVPLRGTPTPTAVLVAVCVFGIFYTAAVSYTWMMLWVTLLAELLYGLLGVLDPGLLALRLAETGIGAVGALLAVLFMLPVTTHAVTDAWIRHALRCVRACTAEAAALLAGGTGADPADRVRELEQLLGRVRLSVAPLVHPLNPMPARKRRARRVLALLDDCAREIRGLVAVTADPEASHDARLTAACRRVEVAVEALMAGRDLPFAERPAAEEPALAHLHGLERALAELAAPLRTPSGSPLVGA encoded by the coding sequence GTGCTGAAGAGGGTGTTCATGTCGCCGGACCCCGGCCGGGTCCGGCTGCGCTTCGCCACGCGCGCGGTGCTCGGCATCGGCCTCGCGGTCATGCTGTGCGGTCTCGCGGGCCACTCGCTCACCGGTGCCGTCACCGGCGGCCTCGCCGCGATGCTCGCCCTGTTCACCGTCACGGACGCCACCGTGCGAGGGCAGGCGGTCACCACCGCGCTGCTGCCCGCCGTCGGCCTGCCCGTCCTGACCGCGGCGGCCGCACTCCACGACCACCCCGTCGCCCGCGACCTGACCTTCCTCGCCGTGGTCGGTGCGGGCGGATACGCACGGCGCTGGGGCCCACGCGGGCACAGCCTCGGCATCTTCGCGTTCATGACGTTCTTCGTGGCGCAGTTCCTGCACGCGACCGCCGGCGATCTGCCCGAGCTGTACGCCGCCGTCCTGCTGTCCCTGCTCACCGTCGCCGCGGTCCGCTTCGGCCTGTGGTGCTACGAACGCCGGCTGCCCCCGGCCCCCGTCCCCGCACCGCCTGGCGGCGTCGGCCTCGCCCGCGTGACGACCCGCCAGGCGATCCAGGCCACGGCCGGCGCGGGCTTCGCCCTCGTCGTCGGCCAGCTGATCTCCGGCCAGCGCTGGTACTGGGCCGTCGGCGCCACCTGGTGGATCTTCGTGAACACCGCCTCCCGCGGCGAGACCCTGGTGCGTGGCTTCCGCCGCATACTCGGCACGGTGATCGGCATCGGACTGGGCCTGCTCGTCGCCGTACCGCTGCGGGGAACGCCGACGCCCACGGCCGTCCTGGTCGCCGTCTGCGTCTTCGGCATCTTCTACACGGCCGCCGTCTCCTACACCTGGATGATGCTCTGGGTCACCCTGCTCGCCGAGCTTCTCTACGGCCTCCTCGGCGTCCTGGACCCCGGGCTGCTGGCGCTGCGGCTCGCGGAGACGGGGATCGGCGCGGTCGGGGCCCTGCTGGCGGTGCTGTTCATGCTTCCGGTCACCACCCACGCCGTCACCGACGCCTGGATCCGGCACGCCCTGCGCTGCGTCCGCGCCTGCACCGCGGAGGCCGCGGCCCTGCTCGCCGGTGGGACGGGGGCCGACCCTGCCGACCGCGTGCGCGAACTGGAGCAACTGCTCGGCAGGGTCCGGCTGTCGGTCGCCCCGCTGGTCCACCCGCTGAACCCGATGCCGGCCCGCAAGCGACGCGCCCGGCGGGTGCTCGCCCTGCTCGACGACTGCGCCCGCGAGATCCGCGGTCTGGTCGCGGTCACCGCCGACCCCGAGGCCTCGCACGACGCCCGCCTGACCGCCGCGTGCCGGAGGGTGGAGGTCGCGGTGGAGGCCCTCATGGCCGGCAGGGACCTCCCGTTCGCCGAGCGCCCTGCGGCCGAGGAACCCGCGCTGGCCCATCTGCACGGACTGGAGCGGGCGCTCGCGGAACTGGCGGCACCGCTGCGGACGCCGTCCGGCTCGCCGCTGGTGGGAGCCTGA
- a CDS encoding Lrp/AsnC family transcriptional regulator: MAVDELDTRILRLLLERPRTSVREYARLLGVARGTLQARLDRLERDRVITGTGPSLSPAALGHPVLAFVHIEVTQGRIDDVGNALAAVPEIIEAFSIAGGGDLLTRVVARDNGHLEDVIQKVISLPGVVRTRTEVALRERVAHRLLPLVEAVGRATRN, from the coding sequence ATGGCCGTGGACGAGCTCGACACCCGGATCCTGCGGTTGCTGCTGGAGCGGCCGCGTACGAGCGTGCGCGAGTACGCCCGACTCCTCGGGGTCGCGCGCGGGACGCTGCAGGCGCGGCTCGACCGTCTGGAGCGGGACCGTGTGATCACCGGCACGGGGCCCTCGCTGTCGCCTGCCGCACTCGGTCATCCGGTACTCGCCTTCGTGCACATCGAGGTCACCCAGGGGCGGATCGACGACGTGGGGAACGCACTGGCCGCCGTACCGGAGATCATCGAGGCGTTCTCGATCGCGGGCGGCGGAGATCTGCTGACGCGGGTCGTGGCGCGGGACAACGGGCATCTGGAGGACGTCATCCAGAAGGTGATCAGCCTGCCGGGAGTGGTGCGGACCCGCACCGAGGTGGCACTGCGGGAGCGGGTCGCGCACCGGCTGCTGCCGCTGGTGGAGGCGGTGGGGCGCGCCACCCGGAACTGA
- a CDS encoding FAD-binding oxidoreductase has protein sequence MSSTPAQAARRELTGFTGELIGPDDTGYQEARTVYNAMIDRRPALVARCGDADAVARTIGFARAHGLLLAVRGGGHHGAGLGTVDGGVVADLSPLKDIQVDPEARTVRVGGGCVWGEVDRATNAHGLATPSGIVSTTGVGGIATGGGLGHLTRKCGLTIDNLLEADVVLADGRRVRASADENSDLFWAIRGGGGNFGVVTSFLFRLHEISTVVAGPTFWPVEASAEVLAAYRDFILDAPRELGGFFLHGTVPPAPPFPEEIQLRKTAGVVWCYAGDDPEAAAREMAPLLDALPAPLLHAPMVMPHPDLQSMFDGLYPPGHQWYWRADFVETIPDDAVELHAKFGAEVPTMQSSMHLYPVDGAAHDVGRQDTPWEYRNANWASVFVGVDPDPANAELIKRWTVDYFDALHPYAAGGAYVNMMMDEGQERVRASYGGNYDRLARIKADRDPDNVFRLNQNIQPAPRPTHGARP, from the coding sequence ATGTCCAGCACACCCGCCCAGGCCGCACGCCGGGAACTGACCGGATTCACCGGGGAGTTGATCGGACCCGACGACACCGGCTACCAGGAGGCCCGCACCGTCTACAACGCCATGATCGACCGGCGCCCCGCCCTCGTCGCCCGCTGCGGCGACGCGGACGCGGTGGCCCGCACCATCGGCTTCGCCCGCGCCCACGGCCTCCTGCTCGCCGTGCGCGGTGGCGGCCACCACGGCGCGGGACTCGGCACCGTCGACGGGGGAGTGGTCGCCGACCTGTCACCCCTGAAGGACATCCAGGTCGACCCCGAGGCCCGCACCGTGCGGGTCGGGGGCGGCTGCGTGTGGGGCGAGGTGGACCGCGCCACCAACGCGCACGGCCTGGCCACGCCCAGCGGCATCGTCTCCACGACCGGCGTCGGCGGCATCGCCACCGGCGGCGGGCTCGGCCACCTGACCCGCAAGTGCGGGCTGACCATCGACAACCTCCTGGAGGCCGACGTCGTCCTCGCCGACGGCCGTCGGGTACGGGCGAGCGCCGACGAGAACAGCGACCTGTTCTGGGCGATCCGGGGCGGTGGCGGCAACTTCGGGGTCGTCACCTCGTTCCTCTTCCGGCTGCACGAGATCAGCACGGTCGTCGCCGGGCCGACCTTCTGGCCCGTCGAGGCCAGTGCCGAAGTCCTCGCCGCCTACCGGGACTTCATCCTGGACGCACCCCGCGAGCTGGGCGGCTTCTTCCTGCACGGCACGGTCCCGCCCGCCCCGCCGTTCCCTGAGGAGATCCAGCTGCGCAAGACGGCCGGCGTGGTGTGGTGCTACGCGGGCGATGATCCCGAGGCCGCCGCCCGTGAGATGGCCCCGTTGCTCGACGCCCTGCCCGCACCGCTGCTGCACGCGCCCATGGTCATGCCCCACCCCGACCTGCAGTCCATGTTCGACGGGCTGTACCCGCCCGGCCACCAGTGGTACTGGCGCGCCGACTTCGTCGAGACCATCCCGGACGACGCGGTCGAACTGCACGCCAAGTTCGGCGCCGAGGTGCCGACCATGCAGTCGAGCATGCACCTGTACCCGGTCGACGGCGCCGCCCACGACGTGGGCCGGCAGGACACTCCCTGGGAGTACCGCAACGCCAACTGGGCGTCGGTCTTCGTGGGCGTGGACCCCGACCCGGCCAACGCCGAGCTGATCAAACGGTGGACCGTCGACTACTTCGACGCCCTGCACCCGTACGCGGCCGGTGGCGCCTACGTCAACATGATGATGGACGAGGGCCAGGAACGCGTACGCGCCAGCTACGGCGGCAACTACGACCGTCTGGCCCGCATCAAGGCCGACCGGGACCCGGACAACGTGTTCCGCCTCAACCAGAACATCCAGCCCGCACCGAGGCCGACGCACGGGGCGCGGCCGTAG
- a CDS encoding ATP-binding protein, whose product MDWGILEREPELARLASAAREAADGAGSVVLVLGEAGIGKSSLVKALPDHLPHDMRVLVGECDDLATRRPLGPFRDLIGSVGRELADAVTEGGDRHRVHEALLEELRGAVLVVEDVHWADEASLDALRFLVRRMERLPALLVLTYRDDELSREHPLRQLLGQVSRAPRVHRLPLARLSLNAVRTLSAGRVDPAQVYAVTNGNPFFVAEILAAGGTGEVPPTVVDAVLARLRGLPGATVDALEQLAVVPSAVERPLVEALLMERAAVPTEPDGHGSPAAGEPGPLTDGVSVLAAAEQRGLLTVTPERVAFRHELIRRAVADSLPAARRIGLNRAVLAALVARPGSDAARVVHHAAHSGDQDAIARYGPDAAKDASVAGAHREAAAHLRLVLRGRHRYAPAELADLLERYAVESYTIADSAAAVAAQREAVALRRSLGDTLALGADLRWLSRIHWWAGNADEAQEAAREAVAVLEHAGDDRLLALAVSNTAQLRMLSERYAEAVEHGERAIALARKAGDPAILAHALNNVGTARWRSGDPGGRDQLEESLDVALAAGEVEHACRSYANIIWTLLDNLQYDEADTFLPPAMELADRAEHLGFLNYLHVELAMRRLAAADWGEAEKHAEYGMHDFVPARCPALTVLARVRIRCGRPGAGELLAEAWEIAVETKELQRTGPVAVARAEAAWLRGDAKAVIEAAGPVHAQASRLPGAPYRSDLGYWLTKAGHPVPPDDSDHPYALQARGQWRRAAELWNAAGCPYEHAAALAESPDPADKLAALAAFDALGAEPAAKLLRAELRRLGVRRIPRGPLAATRENPAGLTERQLQVMRLLAEGLTNAEIAARLVVSVRTIDNHVRAVLDKLGAPSRRQASARAAELGLLPGGAPT is encoded by the coding sequence GTGGATTGGGGGATCCTCGAGCGCGAGCCCGAGCTGGCGCGACTGGCCTCGGCCGCGCGGGAGGCGGCGGACGGGGCCGGATCCGTGGTGCTCGTCCTCGGAGAGGCCGGCATCGGCAAGTCGAGCCTGGTGAAGGCACTCCCGGACCACCTGCCGCACGATATGCGGGTCCTCGTCGGCGAGTGCGACGACCTCGCCACCCGCAGGCCGCTGGGTCCCTTCCGCGACCTCATCGGCAGCGTGGGCCGCGAACTCGCCGACGCCGTCACGGAGGGCGGCGACCGCCACCGCGTCCACGAGGCACTGCTCGAAGAACTACGCGGAGCGGTACTCGTCGTCGAGGACGTCCACTGGGCCGACGAGGCCTCCCTGGACGCCCTGCGCTTCCTGGTCCGGCGGATGGAACGGCTGCCGGCCCTGCTCGTCCTGACCTACCGCGACGACGAGTTGAGCCGTGAGCATCCCCTGCGACAGCTGCTGGGCCAGGTGTCCCGGGCGCCCCGGGTGCACCGCCTGCCGCTGGCCCGCCTCTCCCTGAACGCCGTACGCACCCTCAGCGCCGGCCGGGTCGACCCCGCCCAGGTGTACGCGGTCACGAACGGCAATCCCTTCTTCGTCGCCGAGATCCTCGCCGCCGGCGGCACGGGGGAGGTGCCCCCGACCGTCGTCGACGCCGTGCTCGCCCGGCTGCGGGGGCTGCCCGGGGCCACCGTGGACGCACTGGAGCAACTGGCCGTCGTCCCGTCGGCCGTCGAACGCCCCCTGGTCGAGGCGCTGCTCATGGAGCGGGCGGCCGTCCCGACGGAGCCGGACGGGCACGGCTCCCCGGCGGCCGGCGAGCCCGGCCCTCTCACGGACGGGGTGTCCGTCCTGGCCGCCGCCGAACAGCGCGGCCTGCTCACCGTCACCCCGGAACGGGTGGCGTTCCGCCATGAGTTGATCCGAAGGGCCGTCGCCGATTCCCTGCCCGCAGCCCGGCGCATCGGCCTCAACCGGGCCGTTCTCGCGGCCCTCGTCGCCCGTCCGGGATCCGACGCCGCCCGTGTCGTTCACCACGCGGCGCACTCCGGTGACCAGGACGCCATCGCCCGCTACGGACCCGACGCGGCGAAGGACGCCTCCGTGGCGGGCGCCCACCGAGAGGCCGCCGCCCACCTCCGGCTCGTGCTGCGCGGACGGCACCGCTACGCCCCCGCCGAACTCGCCGACCTGCTCGAACGCTACGCGGTGGAGAGCTACACCATCGCCGACTCGGCCGCCGCCGTCGCCGCCCAACGTGAGGCCGTCGCCCTGCGCCGGTCGCTCGGCGACACCCTCGCCCTCGGCGCCGACCTGCGCTGGCTGTCCCGCATCCACTGGTGGGCCGGCAACGCCGACGAGGCACAGGAGGCCGCCCGGGAGGCCGTGGCCGTTCTCGAACACGCGGGAGACGACAGGCTGTTGGCCCTCGCCGTCAGCAACACCGCCCAGCTGCGCATGCTGTCCGAGCGCTACGCCGAGGCCGTCGAGCACGGTGAACGCGCCATCGCCCTGGCCCGCAAGGCCGGCGACCCCGCGATCCTCGCGCACGCCCTCAACAACGTCGGCACCGCCCGCTGGCGCTCCGGAGACCCCGGCGGCAGGGACCAGCTGGAGGAGAGCCTCGACGTCGCGCTCGCCGCCGGTGAGGTCGAACACGCCTGCCGCTCCTACGCCAACATCATCTGGACGCTGCTCGACAACCTCCAGTACGACGAGGCCGACACCTTCCTGCCCCCGGCGATGGAACTCGCCGACCGCGCCGAGCACTTGGGCTTCCTCAACTACCTCCACGTCGAACTCGCCATGCGCAGGCTCGCCGCCGCCGACTGGGGCGAGGCAGAGAAGCACGCGGAGTACGGCATGCACGACTTCGTCCCGGCCCGCTGTCCCGCCCTGACCGTCCTGGCACGGGTTCGCATCCGCTGCGGTCGTCCCGGCGCCGGTGAACTCCTCGCCGAGGCCTGGGAGATCGCCGTGGAGACGAAGGAACTCCAGCGCACCGGGCCGGTGGCGGTGGCGCGGGCCGAGGCGGCCTGGCTGCGCGGGGACGCGAAAGCAGTGATCGAGGCGGCCGGGCCGGTCCACGCCCAGGCGAGCCGGCTGCCCGGCGCTCCCTACCGGTCCGATCTGGGCTACTGGCTCACCAAGGCGGGCCACCCCGTCCCGCCCGACGACTCGGACCATCCGTACGCGTTGCAGGCGCGTGGGCAGTGGCGGCGGGCCGCCGAACTCTGGAACGCCGCGGGCTGCCCCTACGAACACGCCGCCGCGCTCGCCGAGAGCCCCGACCCCGCCGACAAGCTGGCAGCCCTCGCCGCCTTCGACGCGCTGGGAGCGGAACCGGCGGCCAAGCTCCTCCGCGCCGAACTGCGACGGCTCGGTGTGCGCCGCATCCCCCGCGGGCCCCTCGCCGCGACCCGGGAGAACCCGGCAGGTCTCACCGAACGCCAGCTCCAGGTCATGCGGCTGCTCGCCGAAGGGCTGACCAACGCGGAGATCGCCGCCCGGCTCGTCGTGTCGGTCAGGACGATCGACAACCATGTGCGGGCGGTGCTCGACAAACTTGGCGCCCCGAGCCGACGGCAGGCCTCCGCGCGGGCGGCGGAGCTCGGACTTCTGCCCGGCGGCGCCCCGACGTAG
- a CDS encoding FBP domain-containing protein, producing MEPLTEQEIRAAFVNCSKGEAKRLSVPRDLADRPWEDLDHLGWRDPQAPDRAYLVAVLDGRPTALVLRNSAAGSWQTRRSMCSMCLTVHTGGVSLLVAPRAGRAGQQGNSVGAYMCDDLACSLYVRGKKDVGTGARLHETLTVDEKIRRTVTNVAAFVAKVTAAV from the coding sequence ATGGAACCGCTGACCGAGCAAGAGATCCGTGCCGCCTTCGTGAATTGCTCCAAGGGCGAGGCGAAGCGGCTGTCCGTTCCCCGCGATCTGGCCGACCGGCCCTGGGAGGACCTGGACCACCTCGGCTGGCGTGATCCGCAGGCCCCCGACCGCGCCTACCTGGTGGCGGTACTGGACGGCCGCCCGACGGCCCTCGTCCTGCGCAACTCCGCCGCCGGGTCCTGGCAGACGCGGCGGAGCATGTGCTCGATGTGCCTGACCGTCCACACCGGCGGGGTCTCCCTGCTGGTCGCGCCGCGGGCGGGCAGGGCGGGGCAGCAGGGCAACTCGGTCGGCGCCTACATGTGCGACGACCTCGCCTGCTCGCTGTATGTGCGGGGCAAGAAGGACGTGGGCACCGGGGCGCGGTTGCACGAGACGCTCACCGTGGACGAGAAGATCCGGCGCACGGTGACGAACGTCGCCGCCTTCGTCGCCAAGGTGACGGCCGCCGTGTAG
- a CDS encoding TetR/AcrR family transcriptional regulator → MARVGLTTQRLVRAGAELADELGFEQVTASELARRFDVKVASLYSHVKNSQDLKTRIALFALEELADLSADAVAGRAGKDALTAFANVYRDYAHAHPGRATAARMRLDPETAAAGAGVRHAQMMRAILRGYDLPEPDRTHAVRLLGSTFHGYASLEGAGGFSHSSPDSEESWTRILDALDALLRNWPTR, encoded by the coding sequence ATGGCACGGGTTGGGCTGACCACACAGCGACTGGTGCGGGCGGGCGCGGAGCTGGCCGACGAGCTGGGCTTCGAACAGGTGACCGCCTCGGAACTCGCCCGGCGGTTCGACGTCAAGGTCGCGAGCCTGTATTCGCACGTCAAGAACTCCCAGGACCTCAAGACCCGGATCGCCCTGTTCGCCCTGGAGGAACTCGCCGACCTGTCCGCCGACGCGGTGGCCGGGCGGGCCGGCAAGGACGCCCTGACCGCTTTCGCGAACGTCTACCGCGACTACGCCCACGCGCACCCCGGCCGTGCCACGGCGGCCCGGATGAGGCTCGATCCCGAGACGGCGGCCGCCGGCGCGGGCGTACGGCACGCGCAGATGATGCGGGCGATCCTGCGCGGCTACGACCTGCCCGAACCCGACCGGACCCATGCCGTACGGCTGCTGGGCAGCACCTTCCACGGCTACGCGAGTCTGGAGGGGGCAGGAGGGTTCAGCCACAGCTCCCCCGACTCCGAGGAGTCCTGGACCCGGATCCTGGACGCCCTCGACGCGCTGCTGCGCAACTGGCCCACCCGCTGA